A window of the Cystobacter fuscus genome harbors these coding sequences:
- a CDS encoding ligase-associated DNA damage response DEXH box helicase, translated as MPPPRRARTSSPRTATPRKRAVRKVAPPPSPEAHALGVDAWFESRGWTPFPFQREAWAAYARGESGLIHVPTGAGKTYAAYIGPLTEVAERREKGLQILYITPLRAVSRDIELALLAPLSAFDADITVESRTGDTSSGIRRKQKDRLPEVLITTPESLSLLLCHERAHELFAPLRCVIVDEWHELLGTKRGTQVELALARLRRFAPGMRTWALSATLANLDEAARAAVGPNATPSFVSAGLERPVHMETLLPDSVDAFPWAGHLGMTMLRKVSDWLDPAHPTLLFTNTRSQAERWYEGLRFLRPEWEGVLALHHGSIDRDSREAVERGLKDGSVRLVVCTSSLDLGVDFGPVERVVQIGSPKGISRTLQRAGRSAHRPGATAHLLFIPTHALELVEMAAARDALAHREVEPRAPLRQPLDVLAQHLVTCALGGGFVREALLSEVRDTLAYCDLSEEDFDRALLLVTEGGPTLRAYPQFHRVRRVEDRYVVADARVARLHRLNVGTIASDATVELRYWTGGRIGTVEESFVSRLRPGDTFLFAGKRLEFSRMKDLTAYVKAAKQRASATPRWSGGRLPLSGSLAAAVRRTFHAVREGHLDAAELRAARPVLDAQARLSRVPAQDACLVELCRTREGHHLFLYPFEGRLVHEGLAALLALRLTRLQKATFSLAVNDYGLELLSPSPFPFEEALRPALFTRERLVEDILESVNLGELARRQFRDVARVAGLVMPGLPGARKSTRQIQASTGLLYDVFARYEPDHMLLAQARREVLEQHFEQVRLVSTLERLERTPLECVHVPRPTPLAFPLVVERMGATLSNETLLDRVQRMKEKWLREDSLSA; from the coding sequence ATGCCCCCACCTAGGCGCGCGCGCACCAGCTCTCCGCGCACGGCCACGCCCCGGAAGCGCGCGGTGCGCAAGGTTGCGCCACCTCCCTCTCCCGAGGCGCACGCGCTGGGAGTGGACGCCTGGTTCGAGTCGCGCGGGTGGACGCCCTTCCCCTTCCAGCGCGAGGCCTGGGCGGCGTATGCGCGAGGAGAGAGCGGCCTCATCCACGTGCCCACGGGCGCGGGGAAGACCTATGCCGCCTATATCGGCCCGCTCACCGAGGTGGCCGAACGCCGTGAGAAGGGCTTGCAGATCCTCTACATCACGCCACTGCGCGCGGTGTCGCGGGACATCGAGCTCGCGCTCCTGGCGCCCCTGTCCGCCTTCGACGCCGACATCACGGTGGAGAGCCGTACGGGAGATACCTCCAGCGGCATCCGTCGCAAGCAGAAGGACCGGCTGCCCGAGGTGCTCATCACCACGCCCGAGTCCCTCTCGCTCCTGCTGTGCCACGAGCGCGCGCACGAACTCTTCGCGCCCCTGCGCTGCGTCATCGTGGACGAGTGGCACGAGTTGCTGGGCACCAAGCGGGGCACGCAGGTGGAGCTCGCGCTCGCGCGACTGCGCCGCTTCGCGCCGGGGATGCGTACCTGGGCGCTGTCGGCCACGCTGGCCAACCTCGACGAGGCCGCGCGCGCCGCCGTAGGCCCGAACGCCACGCCGAGCTTCGTGAGCGCGGGGCTCGAGCGGCCCGTGCACATGGAGACGCTCCTGCCGGACAGCGTGGATGCCTTTCCGTGGGCGGGCCACCTCGGCATGACCATGCTGCGCAAGGTGTCGGACTGGCTGGACCCGGCACACCCCACGCTGCTCTTCACCAACACGCGCTCCCAGGCGGAGCGCTGGTACGAGGGGCTGCGCTTCCTCCGCCCCGAGTGGGAGGGAGTGCTCGCCCTGCACCACGGCTCCATCGACCGGGACTCGCGCGAGGCCGTGGAGCGGGGGCTCAAGGACGGGAGCGTACGGCTCGTGGTCTGCACGTCGTCGCTCGACCTGGGGGTGGACTTCGGCCCGGTGGAGCGCGTGGTGCAGATTGGCAGCCCCAAGGGCATCTCCCGCACGCTCCAACGCGCGGGCCGCAGCGCCCACCGCCCTGGAGCCACCGCGCACCTGCTCTTCATCCCCACGCACGCGCTGGAGTTGGTGGAGATGGCGGCCGCCCGCGACGCGCTGGCGCACCGGGAGGTGGAACCCCGCGCGCCCCTGCGCCAGCCGCTCGACGTGCTCGCCCAGCACCTCGTCACCTGCGCGCTCGGCGGTGGCTTCGTCCGCGAGGCCCTGCTCTCCGAGGTGCGCGACACGCTCGCCTACTGCGATTTGAGCGAGGAGGACTTCGACCGCGCCCTGCTGCTCGTGACGGAGGGAGGCCCCACGCTTCGCGCCTATCCGCAGTTCCACCGGGTGCGGCGCGTGGAGGATCGCTACGTGGTGGCGGACGCGCGCGTGGCGAGGCTGCACCGGCTCAACGTGGGCACCATCGCCTCGGACGCCACGGTGGAGCTGCGCTACTGGACGGGCGGGCGGATCGGCACGGTGGAGGAGTCCTTCGTGAGCCGGCTGCGACCGGGAGACACCTTCCTCTTCGCGGGCAAGCGGCTGGAGTTCAGCCGGATGAAGGATCTCACCGCCTACGTGAAGGCCGCGAAGCAGCGCGCCTCGGCCACGCCCCGATGGAGCGGGGGCCGCCTGCCCTTGTCGGGCTCGCTCGCCGCCGCCGTGCGCCGCACCTTCCACGCCGTGCGCGAGGGCCACCTGGACGCCGCGGAGCTGCGAGCGGCTCGGCCCGTGTTGGACGCCCAGGCCCGGCTGTCTCGGGTGCCCGCGCAGGACGCCTGCCTCGTGGAGCTGTGCCGCACGCGCGAGGGCCACCACCTGTTCCTCTATCCCTTCGAGGGGCGGCTGGTGCACGAGGGGCTCGCGGCGCTGCTCGCCCTGCGCCTCACGCGGCTCCAGAAGGCCACCTTCAGCCTCGCGGTGAATGACTATGGATTGGAGCTGCTGAGCCCCTCGCCCTTTCCCTTCGAGGAGGCGCTGCGTCCCGCGCTCTTCACGCGCGAGCGGCTGGTGGAGGACATCCTGGAGAGCGTCAACCTGGGCGAGCTGGCACGGCGGCAGTTCCGCGACGTGGCGCGGGTGGCGGGGCTGGTGATGCCGGGCCTGCCCGGGGCGCGCAAGTCCACCCGGCAGATACAGGCGAGCACGGGCCTGCTCTATGACGTCTTCGCGCGCTACGAGCCGGACCACATGCTGCTCGCCCAGGCGAGGCGGGAGGTGTTGGAGCAGCACTTCGAGCAGGTGCGGCTGGTGAGCACCCTGGAGCGGCTGGAGCGCACGCCGCTGGAATGTGTCCACGTGCCACGGCCCACGCCGTTGGCCTTTCCGCTCGTCGTCGAGCGCATGGGCGCCACGCTGTCCAACGAGACGCTGTTGGACCGGGTACAGCGCATGAAGGAAAAATGGCTGCGAGAGGACTCCCTGTCCGCCTAG
- the pdeM gene encoding ligase-associated DNA damage response endonuclease PdeM produces MAARGLPVRLGGTEVELRPERALYWPEAGVLAVADLHWGKPESFHQHGIPLPTGVLEDDLARLSAALHTTGARRVLLVGDLIHSRRGLTADVVERVAAWREGHDVELVLVRGNHDRHLEALPPSWRMRLVESHLDEGPFRFAHHPEPVPGRYVCAGHLHPTVRLSTGADRLRLPCFHLGPQVGVLPAFSAFTGGLDMRAGAGERLFVIAEDAVVELPPAHSARRSWS; encoded by the coding sequence ATGGCTGCGAGAGGACTCCCTGTCCGCCTAGGCGGCACCGAGGTGGAGCTGCGCCCCGAGCGCGCCCTGTACTGGCCCGAGGCGGGCGTGCTCGCGGTGGCGGATCTGCACTGGGGCAAGCCGGAGAGCTTCCACCAGCACGGCATTCCCCTGCCCACGGGAGTGCTGGAGGACGACCTGGCGAGGCTGTCCGCCGCGCTGCATACCACGGGGGCGCGGCGGGTGCTGCTCGTGGGGGATCTCATCCACTCGCGCCGGGGACTCACGGCGGACGTGGTGGAGCGCGTGGCGGCCTGGCGCGAGGGCCACGACGTGGAGTTGGTGTTGGTACGCGGCAACCATGACCGGCACCTGGAGGCGCTGCCACCCTCGTGGCGCATGCGGCTGGTGGAGTCGCACCTGGACGAGGGGCCCTTCCGCTTCGCCCACCATCCAGAGCCCGTGCCGGGGCGCTATGTCTGCGCGGGCCACCTGCACCCCACGGTGCGGCTGAGCACGGGGGCGGACCGGCTGCGCCTGCCGTGCTTCCACCTGGGTCCCCAGGTCGGGGTGCTGCCCGCCTTCAGCGCCTTCACGGGTGGCCTGGACATGCGAGCCGGGGCGGGAGAGCGGCTCTTCGTCATCGCGGAGGACGCCGTGGTGGAGTTACCTCCCGCACACTCCGCGCGCCGGTCGTGGAGCTGA
- a CDS encoding HET-C-related protein, with amino-acid sequence MHSLITSTTSDELLSWLRLIFGEDIPRTAIQRLRAAVLDGSLPQPQLIIVRDELDGHPAAYHGQSRSILVSRELVLRARSDNNEAWKLLVCLIEEFGHHLDQLLRTHYSSVGGDALLDEGARMAYALIDFGYNRGQRRREFAQYTMAEGTANLGVEFAEMTEAVQRFVSAPEQWEDSRSDNLEYFGAGRGSGRAGSYGHESIEDALEDAGFRLKERRAVYFGNWLRDHSQLVDPKLVRKKGAPVTTGLSRETITRIVDVIAREKFGNEKYLNEPVFRVDTQRLGVYRNEEHIDNPNGITDARAIDPAFRGACRAEELAINSLRMKNFIRTGSISGGRASRTHRVKDGDTLDSIARSHGLTWQELARFNFGTDVKDEVSRQLYTKVGCRKKTHDGRSYIFTSQDSPGLIQIPGVKAGQVQEAPYSAFHYMSTQLRTAVKLGRSNAGYRHFGHALHTLEDFFSHTNFVELMLIHLGAWVEPWVPAQGAKAGDASSLPLTSGQFGGLDTLASLTLGIAESMQKVSECIAGEMTSGTKIALILLEDQGYTEVRDMMGGLLERLHKLEKAHPTIATLSCETIGMVLRSAKATMGGSIHFVASLIDDAQTAFLSDPSSTNPTHTQLAKDHDDHPLHALAANLAAGAVLDVGKVIQKAWNGEATADDVVLTASRYFLHPALIDPHGNAGWMRGHVQVWIPGHRAAIASMGSKSWAAEWTKESSQHLRTMMDRARILMGRGRP; translated from the coding sequence ATGCACTCGCTGATCACATCCACGACATCGGACGAGTTGCTGTCATGGTTGCGGTTGATCTTCGGCGAGGACATTCCTCGGACCGCCATCCAGCGATTGCGCGCCGCCGTGCTCGACGGATCCCTGCCCCAGCCGCAGCTCATCATCGTTCGCGACGAACTCGACGGACACCCGGCCGCCTACCATGGCCAAAGCCGATCCATTCTCGTCTCGCGTGAATTGGTGCTCCGAGCACGGAGCGACAACAACGAGGCCTGGAAGCTGCTCGTGTGTCTCATCGAGGAATTCGGCCACCACCTGGATCAATTGCTGCGCACGCACTACTCCTCCGTTGGAGGGGATGCGCTCCTGGACGAAGGAGCCCGGATGGCCTATGCCCTCATCGACTTCGGCTACAACCGGGGACAGCGGCGCCGCGAATTCGCCCAATACACCATGGCCGAGGGAACGGCGAACCTGGGCGTGGAGTTCGCGGAGATGACGGAGGCAGTCCAGCGCTTCGTGAGTGCTCCGGAGCAGTGGGAGGACTCCCGCTCGGACAACCTGGAGTACTTCGGCGCGGGACGCGGTTCCGGACGTGCAGGCTCCTACGGACACGAGTCCATCGAGGATGCGTTGGAAGACGCGGGGTTCCGCCTCAAGGAGCGCAGGGCCGTCTACTTTGGCAACTGGCTGCGCGATCACTCGCAGCTCGTCGATCCCAAGTTGGTCCGCAAAAAAGGAGCCCCGGTCACCACGGGACTCTCCCGAGAAACCATCACGCGCATCGTGGACGTCATTGCTCGAGAGAAGTTCGGCAACGAGAAGTACTTGAATGAGCCCGTGTTCCGGGTGGACACCCAACGGCTGGGCGTCTACCGCAATGAGGAGCACATCGACAATCCGAATGGCATCACGGACGCCCGCGCCATTGATCCCGCCTTCCGTGGCGCATGCCGCGCCGAGGAACTGGCCATCAACTCCCTACGGATGAAGAACTTCATCCGCACCGGGAGCATCTCCGGAGGCCGAGCGTCGCGCACCCACCGCGTGAAGGACGGGGATACGCTGGACAGCATCGCCCGCTCCCATGGACTCACGTGGCAGGAACTGGCGCGCTTCAACTTCGGCACCGACGTCAAGGACGAGGTATCCCGGCAGCTGTACACGAAGGTGGGCTGCCGGAAGAAGACCCACGATGGCCGCAGCTACATCTTCACCAGTCAAGACTCGCCCGGCCTCATCCAGATTCCCGGCGTCAAGGCAGGCCAAGTTCAGGAAGCGCCCTATAGCGCCTTCCACTACATGAGCACCCAGCTGCGCACGGCCGTGAAGCTGGGCCGATCGAACGCGGGCTACCGGCACTTCGGCCACGCGTTACACACCCTGGAAGACTTCTTCAGCCACACGAACTTCGTGGAGCTGATGCTCATCCATCTCGGAGCGTGGGTGGAACCCTGGGTGCCCGCTCAGGGCGCCAAGGCGGGTGATGCCTCCTCCCTTCCCCTGACCAGCGGACAATTCGGCGGACTGGACACCCTGGCGAGCCTCACCCTGGGCATCGCCGAGTCGATGCAGAAGGTGAGCGAGTGCATCGCGGGCGAGATGACCTCGGGAACGAAGATCGCCCTGATCCTCCTGGAGGATCAGGGCTATACTGAGGTCCGAGACATGATGGGCGGCCTGCTGGAGCGACTACACAAGCTGGAAAAGGCCCACCCCACCATCGCTACCCTGAGTTGCGAGACGATAGGCATGGTGCTGCGCTCCGCCAAGGCCACCATGGGAGGCAGCATCCACTTCGTGGCCAGCCTCATCGACGATGCGCAAACGGCCTTCCTGAGCGATCCATCGAGCACCAACCCGACGCACACGCAACTGGCCAAGGACCATGATGACCATCCGCTGCACGCCCTCGCGGCCAACCTGGCGGCGGGAGCCGTGCTGGACGTGGGTAAGGTCATCCAGAAGGCTTGGAACGGTGAGGCCACCGCGGACGACGTGGTCCTCACCGCCTCCCGCTATTTCCTGCACCCCGCCCTCATCGATCCCCATGGCAACGCCGGATGGATGCGCGGCCACGTGCAGGTATGGATTCCCGGCCATCGGGCAGCCATCGCGAGCATGGGCTCGAAAAGCTGGGCGGCGGAGTGGACGAAGGAGTCCTCCCAGCACCTGCGGACGATGATGGATCGGGCCCGAATCCTCATGGGAAGGGGTCGCCCATGA
- a CDS encoding caspase family protein yields the protein MRPSTFDISRPDLENGLAIVIGINTYTHGVPPLSNAVRDASSVADTLERQGFEVVRLLDDQASLSALTTLLTQHLSSLQPPPDRLLIYFAGHGLAHTDEHHRLSGFLLPADARRDDPSSYWPMDALREALRDLPCRHLLLILDCCFAGAFPHSSSRDLRAPSLPAPLFLERFRHFSSRRSFQLLASTAHDELASDRLLAKPSQESLGDGHHSPFALALLQALQYPSPADANQDGLITASELYTFLRDRLIDLLPAHYQQTPALWPLDWHDSGEFLFLLSDTFPTLPLAAPLSRHSNPYLGLRPFASAHRHLFFGRERLVDSLLGHLRVQPLLLLCGPSGVGKSSAVHAGLLPRLCDDPTWRVPRSLRPSAQPLHALSTWLTSLEPGPSVPSATRLAANPHAAAACVLSFLNRHEDLSILLVVDPLEELVTTCPDDATRRAFLQALGALLQLSHPRLRMLWLLRSDFEPHFHSLLSPSGVTSARWHEGRIPLPPMNRDELRQCIEKPAESCVLFFEPGLVERLLDDVDQMPGALPLLSVALSELFDACLASGREDRTLSFEDYRSIGGGIAGALQRRAELVFAGTPPPASDGQTLPPLPRPGELPAFQHTLRNVLLRMVSPEEGGLARRRVPRAELEYTHPEENARVQRALRTLEACRLVVASDDGGPCVEPAHDALLTAWPRLHDWALQARRELLSLRRVSHAASEWHRHGQDSDFLWADGRLEQLGLAPMALRRAALPLALGNVSPGSQPTEPLVFNATESGFLRASAARRRVLRARRSSVALTVSIALVLLTVVALIQANRAQLKAEEAEASAREAQRRKEDAESSAREAHEQKENAERLAEEARRQEAAAVSNFAEAQRQRESSERHAREALEQQYRAEANAREALTQKRLAEANAHEALAQKRLAEANAREAQRQRELAEENAQRAREQQYLAELNAREALSQRNSSESNAREARRQQEAAEANAREAQRQQENAEANAREAQRQQRTAEVNAQKALEQQQLAETNAQKALEQQRTAEANAREVLIQKDLSEANALRARAQQEIAEKNALEARKQQELVQVNARLSRVRALIDKNPTQALLVLREVYSQDEASNNEWLQSALQVSHHIISQSVFIGHTDDVGTAQLSPDGSHVITASSDGTARLWRTDGTGEPRILKGHRESVNSAVFSPDGSLVLTVSDDKTARLWSVTDTTQSIHTFKGHGKSSMYSAIFSPDGNRILTTSDDGTAHLWDVKGNELAKLKGHEDAVTSASFSPDGNRILTISNDKTARLWNMKGKELVKFEGHENEVTSASFSPDGAYILTSSADHTARLWRIDGTMARVFSGHSAYVNTATFSPDGALILTASADGTARLWDVNGQQEPRILSGHADWVSSATFSPDGALILTASADGTARLWRTDGMEKPITLSGHTEWVNSATFSPDGSLILTNSEDRTARLWRIQGQGTPFFFTQTDSNMPAALSPDGNRILTSALDGTVHLFSTDGTGQRLGILQGHKDTVNSATFSPNGSLILTASDDGFIRLWNAREMWQPSRVIQVNKNNEVTSAIFSPDGSRILTTSDGPVVRLWHTYSAKDDPFPLKGHKGVVTAATFNPNGTLIVTGANDHTVRIWRVNGEEPPQLLNGHEGTATSATFSPDGAYILVASTDGKARLWLTNDTTKQPRDFSGSTSGLASATFSPDGSLILTASTDGRARLWKTDGTGEPIILEGHTGPLISADFTPDGTHVLTVSDDATARLWPLNGQRAPLVLRHEERLDISTSLHALTTQDGTRVITACGDGLVRIWPLRPEPLREYFKTATTACLTALEREEYLLEDATTARAAYERCEREHGRAP from the coding sequence ATGAGACCCTCCACCTTCGACATCTCCCGGCCAGACCTCGAGAACGGTCTGGCGATTGTCATTGGCATCAATACCTACACTCACGGCGTCCCACCCCTCTCCAATGCCGTCCGAGACGCCAGCTCCGTCGCGGACACGCTGGAGCGCCAGGGCTTCGAGGTCGTCCGCCTCCTCGACGACCAAGCGTCCCTCTCTGCCCTCACCACCCTCCTTACCCAGCATCTCTCCTCCCTCCAACCGCCCCCGGACAGGCTCCTGATCTACTTCGCCGGACATGGGCTGGCGCACACCGACGAGCACCACCGCCTCTCGGGTTTCCTGCTGCCGGCCGATGCCCGCCGGGACGACCCCTCTTCCTACTGGCCCATGGACGCGCTCCGCGAGGCACTGCGCGACCTGCCCTGCCGCCATCTGCTGCTCATCCTCGACTGCTGCTTCGCCGGGGCCTTCCCCCACTCCTCCTCGCGAGACCTTCGCGCGCCCTCCTTGCCCGCGCCCCTCTTCCTCGAGCGCTTCCGGCACTTCTCTTCCCGCCGCTCCTTCCAGCTCCTCGCCTCCACTGCCCACGACGAACTCGCATCCGACAGGCTCCTGGCCAAACCCTCCCAGGAATCGCTCGGAGATGGGCACCACTCACCCTTCGCCCTGGCACTGCTCCAGGCCCTCCAGTACCCCTCCCCCGCGGACGCCAACCAGGACGGTCTGATCACCGCCTCCGAGCTCTACACCTTCCTGCGTGACAGGCTGATCGACCTGCTGCCCGCCCACTACCAACAGACCCCCGCCCTCTGGCCCCTGGATTGGCATGACAGTGGCGAGTTCCTCTTCCTCCTCTCGGACACCTTCCCCACGCTGCCCCTGGCGGCACCACTCTCCCGGCACTCCAATCCCTACCTGGGATTGAGACCCTTCGCCTCGGCCCACCGCCACCTGTTCTTCGGCCGCGAGCGCCTCGTGGATTCACTGCTCGGGCACCTGCGCGTCCAACCCCTGTTGCTGCTGTGCGGCCCTTCCGGCGTGGGCAAGTCCAGCGCCGTCCACGCGGGTCTCCTGCCCCGGCTGTGCGACGACCCCACCTGGCGTGTTCCCCGCTCCCTGCGACCTTCCGCCCAGCCGCTCCACGCGTTGTCCACCTGGCTCACATCGCTGGAGCCCGGCCCCTCCGTGCCCTCGGCCACGCGCCTCGCCGCCAATCCCCACGCCGCCGCCGCGTGCGTCCTCTCCTTTCTCAACCGCCATGAGGATCTGTCGATCCTGCTCGTCGTCGATCCCCTCGAGGAGCTCGTCACCACCTGCCCCGACGACGCCACGCGCCGGGCCTTCCTCCAGGCACTGGGTGCGCTGCTCCAGCTCTCCCACCCTCGGCTGCGGATGTTGTGGTTGCTGCGCTCGGACTTCGAGCCCCACTTTCACTCCCTGCTCTCGCCCTCTGGAGTGACTTCCGCGCGCTGGCACGAAGGCCGCATTCCACTGCCCCCCATGAACCGGGACGAGCTGCGGCAGTGCATCGAGAAGCCCGCGGAGAGCTGTGTCCTCTTCTTCGAGCCGGGGCTCGTCGAGCGCCTGCTGGATGACGTCGATCAAATGCCCGGGGCCCTGCCCCTGCTCTCGGTGGCCCTCAGCGAGTTGTTCGACGCCTGCCTCGCCAGTGGCCGGGAGGATCGCACGCTCTCCTTCGAGGACTACCGGAGCATTGGCGGTGGCATCGCGGGCGCGCTCCAGCGCCGGGCCGAACTCGTCTTCGCCGGCACGCCGCCACCCGCGTCCGATGGACAAACCCTCCCACCACTCCCACGCCCGGGGGAACTGCCCGCCTTCCAGCACACGCTGCGCAACGTGCTGCTGCGCATGGTGTCTCCCGAGGAAGGGGGATTGGCGCGCCGCAGGGTGCCCCGCGCCGAGCTGGAATACACCCACCCGGAGGAGAATGCCCGCGTCCAGCGGGCCCTGCGCACGCTAGAGGCTTGCCGCCTCGTGGTGGCCAGTGATGACGGCGGCCCCTGCGTCGAGCCCGCGCACGATGCGCTGCTCACCGCCTGGCCCCGGCTCCATGACTGGGCGCTCCAGGCGAGGCGCGAGTTGTTGTCGCTGCGTCGCGTCTCCCATGCCGCGTCCGAGTGGCACCGGCACGGACAGGACAGCGACTTCCTCTGGGCGGATGGACGGCTGGAGCAACTGGGCCTCGCGCCCATGGCCCTGCGCCGCGCGGCCCTGCCGCTGGCCCTGGGCAACGTGTCACCCGGGAGCCAGCCCACCGAGCCGCTGGTCTTCAACGCCACCGAGAGTGGCTTCCTCCGGGCCAGCGCGGCGCGCCGACGCGTTCTGCGCGCCCGCCGCTCTTCGGTCGCGCTCACGGTGAGCATCGCCCTCGTGCTGCTCACCGTGGTGGCGCTCATCCAGGCCAACAGGGCCCAGCTCAAGGCCGAAGAAGCCGAGGCCAGTGCCCGGGAGGCCCAGCGACGCAAGGAAGACGCCGAGTCCAGCGCGAGGGAGGCGCACGAGCAGAAGGAGAACGCCGAGCGCCTCGCCGAGGAGGCGCGGCGGCAGGAGGCCGCCGCCGTGAGCAACTTCGCGGAGGCGCAACGACAACGGGAGTCCTCCGAGCGCCATGCCCGCGAGGCACTCGAGCAGCAATACCGCGCCGAGGCCAATGCCCGCGAGGCCCTGACCCAGAAGCGCCTCGCCGAAGCCAATGCCCACGAGGCCCTGGCCCAGAAGCGCCTCGCCGAAGCCAATGCCCGCGAGGCCCAGCGGCAGCGGGAACTCGCCGAGGAAAATGCACAGAGAGCGCGCGAGCAGCAGTACCTCGCCGAACTCAACGCCCGGGAAGCCCTCTCCCAGAGGAACTCCTCCGAGTCCAATGCCCGGGAAGCGCGCAGACAACAGGAGGCGGCCGAGGCCAATGCGCGGGAGGCTCAGCGGCAGCAGGAGAACGCCGAAGCGAATGCGCGAGAGGCCCAGCGGCAGCAGCGGACCGCCGAAGTCAATGCCCAGAAAGCACTCGAACAGCAGCAACTCGCTGAGACCAATGCCCAGAAAGCACTCGAACAGCAGCGGACCGCCGAGGCCAATGCCCGTGAGGTCCTGATCCAGAAGGATCTCTCCGAGGCCAATGCCTTGAGAGCACGCGCTCAGCAGGAAATCGCCGAGAAGAATGCCCTTGAAGCACGCAAGCAGCAGGAGTTGGTACAGGTCAACGCCCGGCTGTCACGTGTAAGGGCCCTCATCGACAAGAACCCGACCCAGGCGCTGTTGGTTCTGCGCGAGGTGTATAGCCAGGACGAGGCGTCGAACAACGAATGGTTGCAATCCGCCTTGCAGGTCAGCCACCACATCATCAGTCAGTCCGTATTCATCGGACACACGGACGATGTCGGAACGGCCCAGCTCAGTCCCGATGGCTCTCACGTCATCACTGCCTCGTCGGATGGCACGGCTCGTCTCTGGCGTACCGACGGAACAGGTGAGCCACGCATCCTCAAAGGACATCGTGAATCGGTGAACTCCGCCGTCTTCAGCCCCGACGGCTCCCTCGTCCTCACTGTCTCGGACGATAAGACCGCTCGCCTCTGGAGCGTCACGGACACAACCCAGAGCATCCACACCTTCAAGGGTCATGGGAAGTCGTCAATGTATTCCGCCATCTTCAGCCCCGACGGAAACCGCATCCTCACCACTTCAGATGACGGAACCGCTCACCTCTGGGATGTGAAAGGAAATGAGCTCGCCAAGCTCAAGGGCCATGAGGACGCTGTGACCTCCGCCAGTTTCAGTCCCGACGGGAACCGCATCCTCACCATCTCGAATGACAAAACCGCTCGCCTCTGGAACATGAAAGGAAAGGAGCTCGTCAAGTTCGAGGGCCATGAGAACGAGGTGACCTCCGCCAGTTTCAGTCCCGACGGTGCCTACATTCTCACGTCTTCAGCCGACCACACCGCCCGGCTCTGGCGCATTGACGGGACGATGGCGCGCGTCTTCAGTGGCCATTCAGCATATGTAAATACGGCCACGTTCAGCCCCGATGGCGCTCTCATCCTCACCGCCTCCGCGGACGGCACCGCTCGCCTCTGGGATGTCAACGGTCAGCAAGAGCCACGCATCCTCTCGGGCCATGCGGATTGGGTGAGTTCGGCCACGTTCAGCCCCGATGGCGCTCTCATCCTCACCGCCTCCGCGGACGGCACCGCCCGCCTATGGCGCACCGATGGCATGGAAAAACCCATCACACTCTCGGGCCACACGGAGTGGGTGAACTCGGCCACGTTCAGCCCCGATGGCTCCCTCATCCTCACCAACTCGGAGGACAGAACCGCTCGCCTCTGGCGCATCCAGGGCCAAGGCACACCGTTCTTCTTCACCCAGACGGACTCGAACATGCCCGCGGCCCTCAGCCCCGACGGAAACCGCATCCTCACCTCCGCCTTGGATGGCACCGTTCACCTCTTCAGCACCGACGGCACGGGTCAGCGGCTGGGTATCCTCCAAGGTCACAAGGACACCGTGAATTCGGCCACGTTCAGCCCCAACGGCTCCCTCATCCTCACCGCATCGGACGACGGCTTCATACGCCTGTGGAACGCGCGGGAAATGTGGCAGCCATCTCGCGTCATCCAGGTCAACAAGAATAATGAGGTGACCTCCGCCATCTTCAGTCCCGACGGCTCTCGCATCCTCACCACATCAGACGGCCCAGTCGTTCGCCTCTGGCACACCTACAGCGCGAAGGATGATCCCTTCCCTCTCAAGGGCCACAAGGGCGTGGTGACAGCCGCCACCTTCAACCCCAACGGTACCCTCATCGTCACCGGTGCGAACGATCACACGGTGCGCATCTGGCGCGTCAACGGGGAAGAGCCACCTCAACTCCTCAATGGGCATGAGGGGACCGCGACTTCCGCCACCTTCAGCCCCGATGGGGCCTACATCCTCGTTGCCTCCACCGATGGAAAGGCCCGCCTCTGGCTCACCAACGACACGACAAAACAACCGCGCGACTTCAGTGGATCCACCAGTGGATTGGCCTCCGCCACCTTCAGCCCGGATGGATCCCTCATCCTCACCGCCTCCACCGATGGAAGGGCCCGGCTATGGAAGACGGACGGCACCGGCGAGCCAATCATCCTCGAAGGACACACGGGCCCATTGATCTCCGCAGACTTCACTCCCGATGGCACGCATGTCCTCACCGTCTCCGACGATGCCACTGCCCGCCTCTGGCCTCTGAATGGACAGAGAGCGCCCCTCGTCCTGCGGCATGAAGAGCGTCTGGATATATCCACCAGCCTCCACGCACTGACCACACAGGATGGGACGCGTGTCATCACGGCGTGCGGAGATGGACTGGTTCGCATCTGGCCCCTGCGGCCCGAGCCCCTGCGCGAGTACTTCAAGACGGCCACCACGGCCTGCCTCACCGCCCTGGAGCGGGAGGAATACCTGCTCGAGGATGCCACCACGGCACGCGCCGCTTATGAGCGCTGCGAGCGGGAGCACGGCCGAGCGCCCTGA